One genomic region from Candidatus Eisenbacteria bacterium encodes:
- a CDS encoding M48 family metalloprotease — protein sequence MVLAVLFAFMAGCATNPATGERQISLVSSGQELEMGRQADPAIIAEYGLYQDRDLASYVDSIGQSLGRNSHLPNLRWHFRLLDSPVVNAFALPGGYIYVTRGIVAHLNSEAQLAGVLGHEIGHVTARHSAQQVTNQQLAQVGLIASMIAFKGAREYGGLAAQGLGLLFLKYSRDHENQADELGVQYSVKSRYDPRQIPPTYDILKRIGERSGSSLPTFLSTHPDPGNREVRTRELAEASISGTGANLVVRTNEYRNRIDGIVYGDDPRQGYFENDRFYHPELKIQLIFPSGWQTQNTPSAVFAQNEQLAAVMRMTMGSSTNRSLTPSEYVDSLRARGEIVSASGRSEQFRDFPAWTGTVVIQTQEGQANVVAGFVRIAPGQFLELIGQSRGGAANDAIMSSIRSVAALTDQDKLNVTPDRVVVKRAPRTGAFSELWAQMGSMAIGVEEGAILNGIRASTTIQSGTPIKTVQKGERG from the coding sequence GTGGTTCTGGCCGTTCTCTTCGCCTTCATGGCCGGATGCGCGACGAATCCCGCCACCGGCGAACGGCAGATCTCGCTCGTGTCGAGCGGGCAGGAGCTCGAGATGGGCCGGCAGGCCGACCCGGCGATCATCGCGGAATACGGCCTCTACCAGGACCGGGATCTCGCGTCCTATGTCGACTCGATCGGGCAATCTCTCGGCAGGAATTCGCATCTGCCGAACCTCCGCTGGCATTTCCGTCTCCTCGACTCTCCGGTGGTGAACGCGTTCGCGCTCCCCGGCGGCTACATCTACGTCACCCGCGGCATCGTGGCCCACCTGAACTCCGAGGCACAGCTCGCGGGCGTCCTCGGACACGAGATCGGACACGTGACCGCCCGGCACTCGGCCCAGCAAGTGACGAACCAGCAGCTGGCGCAAGTCGGCCTCATCGCGAGCATGATCGCCTTCAAGGGCGCCCGGGAGTACGGCGGCCTCGCGGCTCAGGGCCTCGGGCTCCTCTTCCTCAAGTACAGCCGCGACCACGAGAACCAGGCCGACGAGCTGGGAGTCCAGTACTCGGTGAAGAGCCGGTACGATCCGCGCCAGATCCCCCCGACGTACGACATTCTGAAGAGGATCGGCGAGCGCTCCGGCTCTTCGCTCCCGACGTTTCTCTCCACCCATCCGGATCCCGGCAATCGCGAGGTGCGGACACGCGAGCTGGCCGAGGCATCGATCTCGGGCACGGGCGCCAATCTCGTCGTGCGGACCAACGAGTACCGGAACCGGATCGACGGGATCGTGTATGGGGATGATCCCCGCCAGGGCTACTTCGAGAACGACCGGTTCTATCACCCGGAGCTCAAGATCCAGCTCATCTTCCCTTCGGGCTGGCAGACCCAGAACACGCCGTCCGCGGTGTTCGCCCAGAACGAGCAGCTCGCGGCGGTCATGCGGATGACGATGGGGTCCTCGACCAACCGCTCGCTCACGCCTTCGGAGTACGTGGATTCGCTGCGCGCGCGCGGCGAGATCGTCTCGGCCTCCGGGCGCTCGGAGCAGTTCCGGGACTTCCCGGCCTGGACCGGCACCGTCGTGATCCAGACCCAGGAGGGCCAGGCGAACGTCGTCGCGGGATTCGTGCGCATCGCGCCGGGCCAGTTCCTCGAGCTCATCGGGCAGTCGCGCGGCGGCGCCGCGAACGACGCGATCATGAGCTCGATCCGGAGTGTCGCGGCGCTCACGGATCAGGACAAGCTGAACGTCACGCCCGACCGAGTGGTCGTGAAGCGGGCGCCGCGCACGGGCGCGTTCTCGGAGCTCTGGGCCCAGATGGGAAGCATGGCGATCGGAGTCGAGGAGGGCGCGATCCTCAACGGCATCCGAGCCTCGACCACGATCCAGTCCGGGACGCCGATCAAGACCGTGCAGAAGGGCGAGCGCGGCTGA
- the gltX gene encoding glutamate--tRNA ligase, with the protein MTASVRVRFAPSPTGYLHVGGARTALFNYLFARRHGGVFVLRIEDTDRERSTEESERAIYEALRWLGLHWDEGPDAGGAHGPYRQSERLAIYGEWAEKLLAQRVAYRCFCDPEDLKRRREAALAKGEPPKYDRSCLRLSGEESDARAAKGEPFAIRFRMPEGETSWTDGVRHDVTFQNAVLDDLVILRADRHPTYNFAAVVDDHLMEITDVLRGDDHISNTPRQIRIYAALGWEPPRFAHIPMILGPDGTRLSKRHGATSVTAFRDEGFLPEAMVNFLALLGWAYDGEREIFTLDELEKAFSLDRVSKNPAIFNYEKLEWMNGEYFRALPVARRAELVASHLRATGEVPPSAYENRAFLEKAVEAVGDRMKRPQHFLDYSRYLFQDALDPDPAAWADLQAKQGAPARLRKLADRLETVDRFEHDALEQATRGLAADEGVKAGEVIMPARIALTGKKVTPGIFDVMLLLGRERAVRRLRDAADRLEAPSPAPAG; encoded by the coding sequence ATGACGGCCTCCGTACGGGTCCGGTTCGCGCCGAGCCCGACCGGATACCTTCACGTCGGCGGCGCCCGCACCGCCCTCTTCAACTATCTCTTCGCCCGGCGGCACGGCGGCGTGTTCGTGCTCCGCATCGAGGACACGGATCGCGAGCGTTCCACCGAGGAGTCGGAGCGCGCGATCTACGAGGCGCTCCGGTGGCTCGGCCTCCACTGGGACGAGGGTCCGGACGCGGGCGGCGCGCACGGACCGTACCGGCAGAGCGAGCGGCTCGCGATCTATGGCGAGTGGGCCGAGAAGCTCCTCGCACAGAGGGTCGCGTACCGCTGCTTCTGCGATCCGGAAGACTTGAAGCGGCGGCGCGAGGCGGCGCTCGCGAAGGGCGAGCCGCCGAAGTACGACCGCTCGTGCCTGAGGCTCTCCGGCGAGGAGAGCGACGCGCGCGCGGCGAAGGGCGAACCCTTCGCGATCCGGTTCCGCATGCCCGAGGGCGAGACGTCCTGGACGGACGGCGTCCGCCACGACGTGACGTTCCAGAACGCGGTCCTGGACGATCTCGTCATCCTCCGCGCGGACCGCCACCCCACGTACAACTTCGCGGCGGTGGTCGACGATCACCTGATGGAGATCACGGACGTGCTCCGGGGCGACGACCACATCTCGAACACGCCTCGCCAGATCCGGATCTACGCGGCGCTCGGGTGGGAGCCGCCTCGCTTCGCGCACATCCCCATGATCCTGGGACCCGACGGGACGCGTCTCTCGAAGCGTCACGGGGCCACCTCGGTGACGGCGTTCCGGGACGAGGGATTCCTGCCCGAGGCGATGGTGAACTTCCTCGCTCTCCTCGGCTGGGCGTACGACGGCGAGCGCGAGATCTTCACGCTGGACGAGCTCGAGAAGGCGTTCTCGCTCGACCGCGTGTCGAAGAATCCCGCGATCTTCAACTACGAGAAGCTCGAGTGGATGAACGGCGAGTACTTCCGCGCGCTCCCGGTCGCGCGCCGCGCCGAACTCGTCGCCTCGCACCTCCGCGCGACGGGCGAGGTCCCGCCTTCCGCCTACGAGAACCGCGCGTTCCTCGAGAAGGCGGTCGAGGCGGTGGGGGATCGCATGAAGCGCCCGCAGCACTTCCTCGACTACTCGCGGTATCTCTTCCAGGACGCGCTCGATCCGGACCCCGCGGCGTGGGCCGATCTCCAGGCGAAGCAGGGCGCGCCGGCGAGGCTCCGGAAGCTCGCCGACCGGCTCGAGACGGTGGACCGCTTCGAGCACGACGCGCTCGAGCAGGCGACGCGCGGTCTCGCGGCGGACGAGGGCGTGAAGGCGGGCGAGGTGATCATGCCGGCCCGGATCGCGCTCACGGGGAAGAAGGTCACGCCGGGCATCTTCGACGTGATGCTCCTCCTCGGACGCGAGCGCGCCGTCCGCCGTCTTCGCGACGCGGCGGACCGGCTCGAGGCCCCGTCGCCCGCTCCCGCGGGCTGA
- a CDS encoding C25 family cysteine peptidase — MPGWLGGRVTPADALPAGPPRAAPDPGHAAPFAPSLLPSTSGSPVACVIVAPDSLADVFQRLADHQTRIGQPTVVRGLSTVRVLDPRSNDLAQAVRSFLRSAYELWGTRSAVLAADHEQIPLRMVRVLVPTVEYIPTDTYYADLDGTWDRNGNGIYGEVADSLDMVPDLVVGRLPATTRAEATAMVDKALRYMKNPPAGALTKGLLLAEVLFPSEWTPGELITTDGAVEAESLRVRIPGCAATERYYENHTVYPGTAPLSKSAALSAISRGHNVVVHVGHGSRSQISVGNEIVTGTELAAVSSGDSAALWVSSNCASAAADYDCVAEKLVRKPNGGALAYVGATRDAWASNSAVLSKALFGSLFGAASPTLGEAVEEARERFLPAARSELLARWTYFETILLGVPTLRIWKCPPGVLTVTRPSSVSIGASSFQVTVNSGGVPVPSAVVTVWKAGEDYRSVLTSASGVATVPFHPASTGGFSLTVETPGTLPFLDSLTVTSSTPARFALVNGAARDDLGGDSDGAVGTGETFGFGGSIKNVGGTASSGGLTVTVQALTSGVAVDVATASAPSLGAGFQTPVPIALRAHALASPNESRADRFRLILADASRADTSEIAITVGAPVALVARSSFSDAGIGNGNGVLDTGETASYAFTIGNDGGARLRSVTIQLQNPSAGVTIVDPSASLGNIAAGGAVTASALRFQVTTPPPGRLFDLRVQDFYGHVWIQPIERTAPPVPSGLHVETSTIDRLSLSWEPIGAADLAGYHVFRGPNDASTPVRITTLPVRRIPSYEDVGLSNLTVYRYQVCGVDSSGNEGPRSSLLVASTSPPGLPGWPVVLGQSTSSNVALADLDGDSRPEVLVGAEYLYVVRHDGSDWVDGDQTPATVGIFSTLLHNIASSPAAADLDLDGAPEIIAASWNDSTVAVFRADGSLHPGWPRKGSAPFWSVPAVGNLDADPELEIVIGSNAQRLYAWNEDGSEVMDGDANPATQGVYFAPAGMGTVISSPAVADLNGDVQREVVFGTSGGRVYAVRAGAVLPGWPFQATGVMSSSPAVGDIIPGGGLEVAMACANDSVYVLTSSGARAPGWPRHLELTPGNGRVNSVALARLRGHLGDASLCVVVAGTDGRVAAFAPSGATLSGWSAVNLGAVTEASPAVADLEGDGTLEVLVGAEDRKLHAFRFDGTPVSGFPIETAAEVRGTPGIWDLDADGATDIVVAGWDRLLRAWRYPGAFQKTGMAWPMFHHDGFRTGVATFPIVTDVGPGAGEEPAPAPPARAALEQNRPNPFNPSTTIGYVVPGSAPVKVTIRIVTVAGRHVRTLVSRNDEPGYHEARWDGTDDHGRPAASGVYLYRAEIGAATLTRKMALLR, encoded by the coding sequence GTGCCGGGGTGGCTCGGCGGCCGGGTAACGCCTGCCGACGCGCTCCCCGCCGGTCCTCCGCGCGCGGCACCCGATCCCGGCCACGCCGCGCCGTTCGCCCCCTCGCTCCTCCCCTCGACCTCGGGTTCTCCCGTCGCCTGCGTCATCGTCGCCCCGGACTCCCTGGCGGACGTCTTCCAGCGGCTCGCGGACCACCAGACGCGGATCGGACAGCCGACCGTCGTGCGCGGACTCTCGACCGTGCGAGTCCTCGACCCGCGATCGAACGACCTCGCCCAGGCGGTGCGGAGCTTCCTTCGCTCGGCGTACGAGCTCTGGGGGACGCGATCGGCCGTGCTCGCGGCGGATCACGAGCAGATTCCGCTCCGCATGGTGCGAGTGCTCGTGCCGACCGTGGAATACATCCCCACGGACACGTACTACGCGGACCTCGACGGAACGTGGGATCGGAACGGGAACGGAATCTACGGGGAAGTCGCCGACAGCCTGGACATGGTGCCGGACCTCGTCGTGGGACGCCTTCCCGCGACGACGCGCGCCGAGGCGACCGCCATGGTGGACAAGGCGCTCCGGTACATGAAGAACCCGCCCGCGGGAGCCCTGACGAAGGGCCTCCTGCTGGCCGAGGTGCTCTTCCCGAGCGAGTGGACCCCCGGCGAGCTCATCACGACGGACGGCGCGGTGGAGGCGGAGAGCCTCCGCGTCCGCATCCCCGGCTGCGCGGCGACGGAGCGGTACTACGAGAACCACACCGTGTATCCGGGGACGGCGCCCCTCTCCAAGTCGGCCGCGCTCTCCGCGATCTCCCGGGGCCACAACGTGGTGGTGCACGTGGGGCACGGCTCCCGGTCGCAGATCTCCGTCGGGAACGAGATCGTGACCGGAACGGAGCTGGCGGCCGTCTCGAGCGGAGACTCCGCGGCGCTCTGGGTATCGAGCAACTGCGCTTCGGCGGCGGCCGACTACGACTGCGTGGCCGAGAAGCTCGTGCGAAAGCCGAACGGGGGAGCGCTCGCCTATGTCGGGGCCACCCGCGACGCGTGGGCTTCCAACAGCGCCGTGCTCTCGAAAGCGTTGTTCGGCAGCCTGTTCGGGGCCGCCTCTCCCACGCTGGGTGAAGCGGTGGAGGAGGCGCGCGAGAGATTCCTGCCCGCCGCCCGCTCGGAGCTCCTGGCGCGGTGGACGTACTTCGAGACCATCCTCCTCGGCGTTCCCACGCTCCGGATCTGGAAGTGCCCGCCCGGCGTGCTCACCGTCACGAGGCCGTCGTCGGTGTCGATCGGGGCCTCCTCGTTCCAGGTGACCGTGAACTCGGGCGGGGTGCCCGTGCCGTCGGCGGTCGTCACGGTGTGGAAGGCGGGAGAGGATTACCGGTCGGTTCTCACCTCCGCGTCCGGCGTGGCCACCGTGCCCTTCCATCCCGCGAGCACGGGCGGATTCTCGCTCACGGTGGAGACGCCCGGGACGCTCCCGTTCCTCGACTCCTTGACCGTGACCAGCTCCACGCCGGCGCGGTTCGCGCTCGTGAACGGCGCGGCGCGCGACGACCTGGGCGGCGACTCGGACGGAGCCGTCGGAACCGGAGAGACGTTCGGGTTCGGCGGTTCGATCAAGAACGTCGGCGGGACCGCGTCGTCGGGCGGGCTCACCGTGACCGTGCAGGCCCTCACCTCGGGCGTCGCGGTGGATGTCGCGACCGCGTCGGCTCCGTCACTCGGAGCTGGATTCCAGACGCCCGTGCCGATTGCGCTGCGCGCGCACGCGCTCGCGTCGCCGAACGAGTCGCGCGCGGATCGGTTCCGCTTGATCCTGGCCGATGCTTCGCGCGCCGACACGTCCGAGATCGCGATCACGGTGGGGGCTCCCGTGGCCCTCGTCGCGAGGAGCTCGTTCAGCGACGCGGGAATTGGGAACGGAAACGGCGTTCTCGATACCGGCGAGACGGCGAGCTACGCGTTCACGATCGGCAACGACGGAGGCGCAAGGCTCCGGAGCGTGACGATCCAGCTCCAGAACCCGTCCGCGGGGGTCACGATCGTGGATCCCTCGGCCTCGCTCGGCAACATCGCCGCGGGCGGCGCCGTGACTGCCTCCGCGCTCCGGTTTCAGGTGACGACGCCACCCCCGGGACGCCTCTTCGATCTCCGTGTTCAGGACTTCTACGGACACGTCTGGATCCAGCCGATCGAGCGCACGGCGCCCCCCGTTCCCTCGGGGCTCCATGTCGAGACGTCCACCATCGACCGTCTGTCGCTCTCGTGGGAGCCGATCGGGGCGGCGGATCTCGCGGGGTACCACGTGTTCCGCGGACCGAACGACGCGAGCACCCCCGTGCGCATCACCACGCTTCCGGTGCGCCGCATTCCCTCGTACGAGGACGTCGGGCTCTCGAATCTCACGGTGTACCGGTACCAGGTGTGCGGGGTCGACTCGAGCGGGAACGAGGGTCCGCGCTCGTCCCTCCTCGTCGCGAGCACGAGCCCTCCGGGACTTCCCGGATGGCCCGTCGTGCTGGGGCAGTCCACGTCCTCGAACGTGGCGCTCGCCGACCTCGACGGAGACTCGCGCCCGGAGGTGCTCGTGGGCGCCGAGTACCTGTACGTGGTCCGCCACGACGGGAGCGACTGGGTGGACGGCGATCAGACGCCCGCGACGGTCGGGATCTTCAGCACGCTGCTCCACAACATCGCCTCGTCCCCGGCCGCGGCCGATCTCGATCTCGACGGAGCGCCCGAGATCATCGCGGCCTCGTGGAACGATTCCACGGTGGCCGTCTTCCGGGCCGACGGCTCCCTCCACCCGGGCTGGCCCCGCAAGGGATCGGCGCCGTTCTGGTCGGTGCCCGCGGTGGGGAACCTGGACGCCGATCCCGAGCTCGAGATCGTGATCGGCTCGAACGCGCAGCGGCTCTACGCGTGGAACGAGGACGGATCCGAGGTGATGGACGGCGACGCGAATCCGGCGACGCAGGGCGTCTATTTCGCGCCGGCCGGCATGGGGACCGTGATCTCCTCGCCGGCCGTCGCGGACCTGAACGGCGACGTGCAGCGCGAGGTCGTCTTCGGAACCTCCGGCGGCCGCGTGTACGCGGTGCGCGCGGGCGCGGTGCTCCCGGGGTGGCCCTTCCAGGCCACCGGCGTCATGAGCTCCTCCCCCGCGGTGGGAGACATCATCCCCGGAGGCGGACTCGAGGTAGCGATGGCGTGCGCGAACGACAGCGTGTACGTCCTCACCTCCTCGGGAGCGCGGGCTCCGGGATGGCCGCGCCACCTGGAGCTGACGCCGGGGAACGGCCGCGTGAACTCCGTCGCCCTGGCGCGGCTGCGCGGACATCTGGGGGACGCGTCCCTCTGCGTGGTCGTGGCCGGCACGGACGGACGCGTGGCCGCGTTCGCTCCGTCGGGGGCGACGCTCTCGGGTTGGAGCGCGGTCAACCTGGGAGCGGTGACCGAGGCGAGCCCCGCCGTCGCGGATCTCGAGGGAGACGGCACGCTCGAGGTGCTCGTCGGGGCGGAGGACCGGAAGCTCCACGCGTTCCGGTTCGACGGCACGCCCGTGAGCGGCTTTCCCATCGAGACCGCCGCCGAGGTGCGCGGCACCCCGGGGATCTGGGACCTGGATGCGGACGGCGCGACGGACATCGTGGTCGCGGGATGGGACCGCCTCCTCCGCGCGTGGCGCTATCCGGGCGCGTTCCAGAAGACGGGAATGGCCTGGCCCATGTTCCACCACGACGGGTTCCGCACGGGAGTGGCCACGTTCCCGATCGTGACGGATGTCGGGCCCGGCGCGGGGGAGGAGCCGGCTCCGGCGCCGCCGGCGCGCGCCGCGCTCGAGCAGAACCGGCCCAATCCCTTCAATCCATCGACCACGATCGGCTACGTCGTGCCGGGAAGCGCGCCCGTGAAGGTGACGATCCGCATCGTCACGGTCGCCGGGAGGCACGTCCGGACCCTGGTTTCGCGGAACGACGAACCGGGCTATCATGAGGCGCGCTGGGACGGCACGGACGACCACGGCCGTCCGGCGGCGTCGGGCGTGTATCTCTACCGCGCGGAGATCGGCGCGGCCACGCTGACGCGGAAGATGGCCCTGCTGCGCTAG
- the tkt gene encoding transketolase, translated as MSTVTTDRDQLCVDTIRFLSADAVEKAKSGHPGAPMGAADMTFVLWSRFLRFDPADPAWPGRDRFVLSAGHASMLLYSLLHLFEFDLPLDEIVRFRQWGSRTPGHPEHGFAPGVEATTGPLGQGFANGVGMALAARMARARFPHLGPLLEGRVFGLVSDGDIMEGISAEAASLAGHWKLGNLVYLYDQNEVSIEGSTMLAMSEDVGRRFDAYGWHTVRIDGEDRARVERALAEAIEERDRPSLILARTTIGRGAPKKAGTSKAHGEPLGPDELRGAKEASGWPLTPEFLIPPEAREHFHAIAEEKRRAREEWNALFEARRRERPDEAAAWDAFWSLSVPDDLETRLLGAVDATSSQATRAWSGKVLQAAASAVPSLVGGSADLGPSTVTDIQGGGDVVPEGLRAGAPVTYAGRTLHFGVREHAMGAIVNGFAYHGGFLPYGATFLVFLDYMRAPVRLAALTGLRSIFVFTHDSVFLGEDGPTHQPIEHVPSLRLVPNLDVWRPADGPETAVAWAHALRRREGPTALVLTRQKLAPLRRAAAVDASSIARGGYVVRDTPGSRPAVVLIASGSEVPLVQGAAERLEGRGIGARVVSVPCLERFLADSAAYRDEVIPPSVPRVVVEAARTEPWCAVAGMDALRIGLDRYGVSAPAEVIAKELGFTPESVSDRVLAWLSER; from the coding sequence GTGAGCACCGTTACCACCGACCGGGATCAGCTGTGCGTCGACACGATCCGCTTCCTGTCGGCCGACGCCGTGGAGAAGGCGAAGTCCGGACACCCCGGCGCCCCGATGGGAGCCGCGGACATGACGTTCGTCCTCTGGTCCCGGTTTCTCCGGTTCGATCCGGCGGATCCGGCCTGGCCGGGCCGCGACCGGTTCGTGCTCTCTGCGGGGCACGCGTCGATGCTCCTCTACTCGCTCCTTCACCTCTTCGAGTTCGACCTGCCTCTCGACGAGATCGTTCGGTTCCGCCAGTGGGGGTCGAGGACACCGGGGCATCCCGAGCATGGGTTCGCGCCCGGAGTCGAGGCGACCACGGGACCGCTCGGGCAGGGCTTCGCGAACGGTGTCGGCATGGCCCTCGCCGCGCGCATGGCGCGAGCGCGCTTCCCGCACCTGGGGCCGCTCCTCGAGGGGCGTGTCTTCGGACTCGTCAGCGACGGGGACATCATGGAGGGAATCTCCGCCGAGGCGGCCTCGCTGGCAGGGCACTGGAAGCTCGGCAACCTGGTCTACCTGTACGATCAGAACGAGGTGTCGATCGAGGGGAGCACCATGCTCGCAATGAGCGAGGACGTGGGGCGCCGGTTCGACGCCTATGGCTGGCACACGGTCCGGATCGACGGGGAGGACCGGGCGCGCGTGGAACGCGCGCTCGCGGAGGCGATCGAGGAGCGGGATCGCCCGTCCTTGATCCTGGCCCGCACGACGATCGGGCGGGGCGCGCCGAAGAAGGCCGGAACCTCGAAGGCGCACGGCGAGCCGCTCGGCCCGGACGAGCTCCGCGGGGCGAAGGAGGCGTCCGGATGGCCGCTCACGCCTGAGTTCCTGATCCCGCCCGAGGCCCGCGAGCACTTCCACGCCATCGCCGAGGAGAAGCGCCGCGCCCGCGAGGAGTGGAACGCGCTCTTCGAAGCGCGCCGGCGCGAGCGCCCGGACGAGGCTGCGGCGTGGGACGCGTTCTGGTCCCTCTCCGTTCCCGATGATCTGGAGACGCGTCTTCTCGGCGCGGTGGACGCGACTTCGTCCCAGGCGACGCGCGCGTGGTCGGGGAAGGTGCTCCAGGCCGCGGCGTCCGCGGTGCCGTCCCTCGTGGGTGGATCCGCCGACCTCGGCCCCTCGACCGTGACCGACATCCAGGGCGGCGGCGACGTCGTCCCCGAGGGGCTCCGCGCCGGAGCGCCCGTCACGTACGCGGGAAGGACGCTCCACTTCGGCGTGCGCGAGCACGCGATGGGCGCGATCGTGAACGGCTTCGCGTATCACGGCGGATTCCTTCCGTACGGCGCGACGTTCCTCGTCTTCCTCGACTACATGCGCGCGCCCGTCCGGCTCGCGGCGCTCACCGGGCTCCGCTCGATCTTCGTCTTCACCCACGACAGCGTGTTCCTGGGAGAGGACGGACCGACCCACCAGCCCATCGAGCACGTGCCGTCGCTACGGCTCGTCCCGAACCTCGACGTGTGGCGACCCGCGGACGGTCCCGAGACCGCGGTCGCGTGGGCGCACGCGCTTCGCCGGAGGGAAGGACCCACGGCGCTCGTGCTCACGAGGCAGAAGCTCGCGCCGCTCCGGCGCGCGGCCGCCGTGGACGCGTCCTCGATCGCGCGAGGAGGGTACGTCGTGCGAGACACCCCCGGGTCGCGTCCTGCCGTCGTCCTGATCGCGTCCGGTTCCGAGGTCCCGCTCGTGCAAGGCGCCGCGGAGAGGCTCGAGGGGCGGGGGATCGGCGCGCGCGTCGTCTCGGTGCCGTGCCTGGAGCGATTCCTGGCGGATTCCGCCGCCTACCGCGACGAGGTGATCCCGCCTTCCGTGCCGCGCGTGGTCGTCGAGGCCGCGCGCACCGAGCCGTGGTGCGCGGTCGCCGGGATGGACGCGCTCCGGATCGGGCTCGATCGCTACGGCGTGTCCGCCCCGGCCGAGGTGATCGCGAAGGAGCTCGGGTTCACGCCGGAGTCGGTCTCGGACCGCGTCCTCGCGTGGCTGAGCGAGCGCTGA
- a CDS encoding VTT domain-containing protein has product MPPEPKAGPDRRPHAERAGAIAVLVILAAALVWGAFALAPHLSREKMETWVRGAGLWGPLLLLGIQAAQILAAPIPGVFVPVLAGLLYGPVVGPAITVAGSVVGSAAAYWIGRSGRPLAERLVGADALRKAQHLMRGRRWIGLATIFLLPFTPVDALCFVAGIVAMEWKRFALAVVLGRVPKDAAVSVAAALGFRLFD; this is encoded by the coding sequence ATGCCGCCCGAGCCGAAGGCCGGCCCCGATCGCCGTCCGCACGCGGAACGCGCGGGAGCGATCGCGGTCCTCGTGATCCTCGCCGCGGCGCTCGTGTGGGGAGCCTTCGCGCTCGCGCCTCACCTCTCGCGCGAGAAGATGGAGACGTGGGTACGGGGCGCCGGACTGTGGGGCCCGCTCCTCCTCCTCGGGATCCAGGCGGCGCAGATCCTCGCCGCGCCGATTCCCGGCGTGTTCGTGCCGGTTCTCGCCGGGCTCCTGTACGGTCCCGTGGTGGGACCCGCGATCACCGTCGCCGGGAGTGTGGTCGGATCGGCCGCGGCCTACTGGATCGGACGGTCCGGCCGGCCGCTCGCGGAGCGTCTCGTCGGCGCCGACGCGCTCCGCAAGGCGCAGCATCTCATGCGAGGAAGGCGCTGGATCGGGCTCGCGACGATCTTCCTGCTCCCCTTCACGCCCGTGGACGCGCTCTGCTTCGTCGCGGGGATCGTCGCGATGGAGTGGAAGCGGTTCGCCCTCGCCGTCGTGCTGGGCCGCGTGCCGAAGGACGCCGCCGTCTCGGTCGCGGCGGCCCTCGGCTTCCGGCTGTTCGATTAG
- a CDS encoding glycosyltransferase, whose amino-acid sequence MPTPGTAPRLDPALRVALVHDWLTGMRGGEKCLEVLCEIFPKADLFTLVHRRGSVSPVIESRRVFESWIATLPFGRSKYRSYVALYPLAIESFDLGAYDLVVSTSHCAAKGAITRSDTLHVCYCFTPVRYFWDLYPQYFGRGRGSRLERLLAPWVAHRFRIWDRVSADRVDLFVADSKHVRDRIAKHYRRPSRVIYPPVDTSFFTPAVRGGAALAGDDDPFLVVSALVPYKGVERAIRVANRRGLPLRVVGSGPERKRLGALAGPTVRFDEWLSMDSLCDAYRSCRALIQAHEEDFGIAPLEAMACGR is encoded by the coding sequence GTGCCGACGCCAGGGACGGCTCCGCGGCTCGACCCCGCGCTCCGGGTCGCGCTGGTCCACGACTGGCTCACCGGGATGCGCGGGGGCGAGAAGTGTCTCGAGGTCCTCTGCGAGATCTTCCCGAAGGCCGACCTCTTCACGCTCGTGCACCGGCGCGGGAGCGTGTCGCCCGTCATCGAGTCGCGCCGCGTGTTCGAGTCCTGGATCGCGACGCTTCCGTTCGGCCGGAGCAAGTATCGCTCGTACGTCGCGCTCTACCCGCTCGCGATCGAGTCCTTCGATCTCGGCGCCTACGACCTCGTCGTGTCCACGAGCCACTGCGCCGCGAAGGGTGCGATCACGCGCTCGGACACGCTCCACGTGTGCTACTGCTTCACCCCCGTGCGCTACTTCTGGGACCTCTATCCGCAGTACTTCGGACGGGGACGGGGAAGCCGCCTGGAGCGGCTCCTGGCGCCGTGGGTCGCGCACCGGTTCCGGATCTGGGACCGCGTGAGCGCGGACCGGGTGGATCTCTTCGTCGCCGACTCGAAGCACGTCCGGGACCGGATCGCGAAGCACTACCGGCGTCCGTCGCGCGTCATCTATCCGCCCGTGGACACGTCGTTCTTCACGCCCGCCGTTCGTGGTGGCGCGGCGCTCGCGGGGGATGACGATCCGTTTCTCGTCGTCTCCGCGCTCGTTCCCTACAAAGGTGTCGAGCGCGCGATCCGGGTCGCCAACCGGCGCGGACTCCCGCTTCGCGTCGTGGGCTCCGGTCCGGAGCGCAAGCGGCTCGGCGCGCTCGCGGGTCCCACAGTGCGCTTCGACGAGTGGCTCTCGATGGACTCTCTGTGCGACGCCTACCGGAGCTGTCGGGCCCTCATCCAGGCGCACGAGGAGGACTTCGGAATCGCGCCGCTCGAGGCCATGGCCTGCGGCCGAC